The genomic DNA CGACCGCCGACTCCGGGAAGACCATCCAGGCGAGCACGTCCGGGTGCATGACCTGCGCCTGCCGCAGCGCGTCGCCGCTCCCGCTGGCCTGCACGGTGCCGCTGAGGTCCACGAAGGTCATGCTGCGCTTGTTCGTGCGTTTCACGCCCACGTGGTACGTCCCGGTCTCGCCGGGCGAGTCCAGCAGCGCGGGATTCGTGGTCAGTTCCTCGGGCGTGGCGGTCAGGAGGTCGTCCTCGCGCACGCACCAGAGGCTCACGGCAGCCGGGCGGCGCACGAACACGTTCCGCGCCGTCAGGAGCGCATGCGGCGGGTCACCCGCGTGCACGCTCCCCACCGCCTGATGCGGGCGGTTCGGGGCGTCCTGCTTGAACACCTCCCAGCGCGGCCACTGCGTATCGGAGGACGGGGATTGAGGTTGAGTCATGGGTGGGGTTCCTTTCTGGGCTGGGGGGGGACCCCTCAGTCCGCTG from Deinococcus depolymerans includes the following:
- a CDS encoding phenylacetic acid degradation protein; this translates as MTQPQSPSSDTQWPRWEVFKQDAPNRPHQAVGSVHAGDPPHALLTARNVFVRRPAAVSLWCVREDDLLTATPEELTTNPALLDSPGETGTYHVGVKRTNKRSMTFVDLSGTVQASGSGDALRQAQVMHPDVLAWMVFPESAVVRTDEDPGTVESWFAPAKDKTYKQQQHYGVIGRHVGELKRAGLMPGRAASEEGA